In Acidaminococcus fermentans DSM 20731, one genomic interval encodes:
- a CDS encoding N-acetylmuramoyl-L-alanine amidase family protein — translation MKIFINPGHMPGVDSGAVNDKYGVTEAGIVKEIGAGVQQYLNRVGYDCLLVQSDNLCGESPNYTNICASANGWKADLFISIHCNAAAAEEAKGTETLVYSEDSKEATALAECIQNQIVKSLHTVDRGVKERPGLAVLRETEMPAVLVETAFITNEEDVQLLMNRKDEFARAIARGVTDYVAWKG, via the coding sequence ATGAAGATTTTTATCAATCCAGGGCATATGCCCGGTGTGGACAGCGGGGCTGTTAATGACAAATACGGCGTCACGGAAGCCGGTATCGTGAAGGAAATCGGGGCAGGAGTCCAGCAGTACTTGAACCGGGTGGGTTATGACTGCCTGCTGGTCCAGTCCGACAATCTCTGCGGGGAGTCTCCCAATTATACCAACATTTGTGCCAGTGCCAACGGATGGAAGGCAGATCTCTTTATCTCCATCCACTGCAATGCGGCGGCAGCAGAAGAAGCTAAAGGCACGGAAACCCTGGTGTACAGTGAAGACAGCAAGGAAGCCACGGCTCTTGCTGAATGCATCCAGAACCAGATTGTTAAGAGCCTCCATACGGTAGACCGCGGTGTAAAAGAGCGTCCGGGCTTGGCCGTACTCCGTGAAACGGAGATGCCGGCAGTTCTTGTGGAGACGGCTTTCATCACCAACGAAGAGGATGTGCAGCTCTTGATGAATCGGAAGGATGAATTTGCCCGTGCCATCGCCCGCGGGGTGACGGATTATGTGGCCTGGAAAGGATGA
- a CDS encoding tyrosine-type recombinase/integrase — translation MKRRMTGRIRRDKKRRILRPGESVRIDGKYQFKYMVDGKPKFFYSWKLEPTDPLPPGRKHCRSLREMEDSLEVRLVICPNANSDSMTVLELVQRYLLLKKSVKPNTLTNYRFVVNALKKEPFSQKAIGKVKMSDAKLWLVKLQSEGKSYSSIHSIRGVVRPAFQMAVDDEILWRNPFNFELKEVLINDSVRREALSKRDMRIFLDFIKNDSHYKRYYEGIFILFHTGLRVSEFCGLTVNDIDLEKRTINVDKQLQKGNGKYYILSTKTKAGARLLPMTDEVYQCFAAILERRRPPKVEPIIDGVGKFLFYDVNGHPTVALHWEHYFKLIVRKHNSIYKYQLPRITPHVCRHTYCTNMALSGVSAKTLQYLMGHSDISITLNVYTHIKFDDAQKEVALIQARQQKEMENVRKELEQVGEIQPKVIRFPNKA, via the coding sequence ATGAAAAGACGTATGACAGGCCGGATCCGAAGAGATAAGAAAAGACGGATCCTACGGCCGGGAGAGTCTGTTCGGATTGATGGTAAGTACCAATTTAAATACATGGTGGATGGCAAACCCAAATTCTTTTACAGCTGGAAACTGGAGCCTACGGACCCATTGCCACCAGGAAGAAAGCATTGCCGGTCCCTTCGGGAGATGGAAGACAGCCTGGAGGTCCGCTTGGTGATCTGCCCCAATGCCAACAGCGATTCCATGACCGTCCTGGAACTGGTTCAGCGCTATCTGCTTCTCAAAAAGAGTGTGAAACCAAACACATTGACCAATTACCGGTTTGTGGTCAATGCCCTAAAGAAAGAGCCCTTTTCCCAGAAGGCTATTGGGAAGGTGAAAATGTCCGATGCCAAATTATGGTTGGTCAAGTTACAGTCAGAAGGAAAAAGCTACAGTTCCATCCACAGCATCCGGGGTGTGGTGCGGCCCGCCTTCCAAATGGCCGTAGATGATGAAATCTTGTGGAGAAATCCCTTTAACTTCGAACTGAAAGAAGTCCTGATCAACGACAGCGTAAGGCGGGAGGCTCTTTCAAAAAGAGATATGCGGATTTTTCTGGATTTCATTAAAAACGACTCCCACTACAAGAGATATTATGAAGGAATCTTCATCCTGTTCCATACAGGGTTGCGGGTATCAGAATTCTGTGGACTGACGGTGAACGATATCGACCTGGAAAAAAGGACGATCAACGTGGACAAACAGCTCCAAAAGGGGAATGGAAAATATTACATTCTTTCTACAAAAACCAAAGCGGGGGCCAGGTTGCTGCCCATGACCGATGAGGTCTACCAATGCTTTGCGGCTATCCTGGAGCGGAGAAGACCGCCGAAGGTAGAACCCATCATCGATGGGGTGGGGAAATTCCTTTTTTATGATGTGAATGGACATCCAACAGTAGCCTTGCACTGGGAACATTACTTCAAACTTATCGTGCGGAAACACAACAGCATCTATAAATATCAGCTTCCCAGGATTACGCCCCATGTTTGTCGCCATACATACTGCACCAATATGGCCCTTTCCGGGGTCAGTGCCAAGACTCTCCAGTACCTGATGGGGCACAGCGACATTTCCATCACCCTGAATGTGTACACCCACATCAAGTTCGATGACGCCCAGAAAGAAGTGGCACTCATCCAGGCCCGGCAGCAGAAGGAGATGGAAAACGTCCGAAAAGAACTGGAGCAGGTGGGCGAGATCCAGCCCAAGGTGATCCGGTTTCCCAATAAGGCGTGA
- a CDS encoding RNA polymerase sigma factor, producing the protein MANQAKSSVKQQYYIPLEVKEGTIITKEFENAPQQWLKIGNRLVRAILIPATKEQYEAYMRPIWREDKRQQRLAEKRKKREKAQEEHRYDPSVQGWDTPVSFEQLCETEYGFMDETGQDSLDEILVKEELLKVLREELAKLEEVDRTILNMASNGISEVDIGREVGLSQKGVNKRKHKLLEQLREQMNDYR; encoded by the coding sequence ATGGCCAATCAAGCGAAAAGCAGTGTCAAACAGCAGTACTACATTCCCTTGGAAGTGAAGGAGGGGACCATTATTACGAAGGAATTTGAAAACGCGCCACAGCAGTGGTTGAAAATTGGAAATCGGCTAGTCCGTGCTATCCTCATACCGGCTACCAAAGAACAATATGAGGCCTATATGCGGCCAATATGGAGGGAAGATAAACGGCAGCAGCGGCTGGCCGAAAAACGGAAGAAACGGGAAAAAGCCCAAGAGGAACACCGGTATGATCCCTCCGTCCAGGGTTGGGATACGCCTGTTTCCTTTGAGCAGCTGTGTGAAACGGAATACGGATTTATGGATGAAACTGGGCAGGATAGTTTGGACGAGATTTTGGTGAAAGAGGAACTTCTGAAAGTCTTGCGTGAGGAGCTGGCCAAGTTGGAAGAAGTGGACCGGACCATCCTGAACATGGCTAGCAACGGAATCAGTGAAGTGGACATTGGCCGTGAGGTGGGCCTTTCTCAGAAAGGGGTAAATAAAAGAAAGCATAAGCTCTTGGAACAGCTTCGCGAGCAGATGAATGACTATCGGTAA
- a CDS encoding ABC-three component system protein, whose amino-acid sequence MKFSDFANGLYPFCSGRLKKEQYFNELIGNFIQDSALDSCPVLGKKRDTKYRYIQGKRNFTPSDAKYIYDYRDKKKFSAWIAHQDDEFNSYDGIKKWLESNGINDEYVDDACADLFEEIILALTDNTSSNDVSQLKVDLSVINDIEEKIKCLPRPISVPVPKKATENEKQYIEELFRAYGDAENLPMFSATDLDKYPDYFEDLNDRRIDFYAAVSIQRGVLELHGKNLANQFDVLKEEVLDGVKDTVRKSHPNGYERMLSVMELAVALPVPNYLLSSSPFWISGKIKKGVCHHLVNDHKIRWIKEKHE is encoded by the coding sequence TTGAAATTTTCAGATTTCGCCAATGGCTTATACCCTTTTTGTTCGGGACGCTTGAAAAAAGAACAATATTTCAATGAATTAATTGGAAATTTTATTCAAGATTCCGCTTTGGATTCATGCCCTGTTCTTGGGAAAAAACGTGACACAAAATATCGATATATACAAGGTAAACGTAACTTTACCCCTAGTGATGCCAAATACATATATGATTATCGCGACAAAAAAAAGTTCTCGGCCTGGATTGCACATCAGGATGACGAATTTAATTCATATGACGGTATAAAAAAATGGTTGGAAAGTAATGGTATAAATGATGAGTATGTAGATGACGCCTGTGCAGACTTATTTGAAGAAATCATATTGGCACTTACCGACAACACCTCATCAAACGATGTTTCACAACTAAAAGTTGATTTGTCAGTAATTAATGATATAGAGGAAAAAATAAAGTGCCTCCCTCGGCCGATCTCTGTACCGGTTCCAAAGAAAGCAACTGAAAATGAAAAACAGTATATTGAAGAATTATTCAGGGCCTATGGTGATGCAGAAAATCTTCCGATGTTTTCTGCAACTGATCTAGACAAATACCCAGATTATTTCGAGGACCTTAATGATCGTCGGATTGATTTCTATGCTGCTGTTTCTATCCAAAGAGGTGTTTTAGAGCTGCACGGTAAAAATCTCGCTAACCAGTTCGATGTCCTTAAAGAGGAAGTCCTAGATGGAGTAAAAGATACTGTCCGAAAATCCCACCCTAATGGGTACGAACGAATGCTTTCCGTAATGGAACTTGCCGTAGCATTGCCAGTTCCAAACTACCTTTTAAGTTCGTCCCCATTCTGGATTAGCGGAAAAATCAAAAAAGGTGTGTGTCACCATCTTGTAAACGACCATAAAATAAGGTGGATAAAGGAAAAGCATGAATAA
- a CDS encoding DNA polymerase gives MKTLSIDIETYSDVNLAKCGVYKYAESPAFEILLFGYAVDGGPVQVVDLAQGESIPEEILDALTDDTVTKWAFNANFERVCLSRHLTDLGRSLDPFHDQHPLSKKCARFLNPAGWKCSMVWSAYLGLPLSLEGVGAVLNLDNQKMKEGRELIRYFCIPCKETKANGGRTRNLPQHALDKWNLFKSYNKRDVEVEMAIQQRLQKYPVPKQVWEEYHLDQEINDRGIAIDLELAKQAVALDAKSRESLMAALKERTGLENPNSVIQMLDWLEQHGLKTDSLGKKNVQELLKTAQEPLRSVLLLRQKLAKSSVKKYQAMEMTACKDGRARGMFQFYGANRTGRFAGRHIQLQNLPQNHLPDLSEARELVRQGNYEALDLLYDSIPDVLSQLIRTAFVPRAGMKFVVSDFSAIEARVISWLAGERWKSEDFAAGKDIYCSTASQMFGVPVVKHGINGNLRQKGKIAELACGYGGSVGALKAMGALDMGIPEEELGNLVQSWRSANPHIVDFWWQVDGAVKTTIKQRIPVWVNNIRFFCQSGMLFIELPSGRRLSYVKPRIGENRFGGESVTYEGIGATKKWEQLESYGPKFVENIVQGISRDILCYAMQTLRCCAIVGHVHDELIIECPKDTSVDAICEEMGRTPPWAEGLVLRADGYACEFYQKD, from the coding sequence ATGAAAACTCTCAGTATTGATATCGAAACATACAGCGATGTGAACCTGGCCAAATGCGGTGTCTATAAGTATGCCGAGTCTCCCGCCTTTGAAATCCTTCTTTTCGGGTATGCAGTGGATGGAGGACCCGTGCAGGTCGTCGATCTGGCCCAGGGAGAATCCATCCCGGAAGAAATCCTGGATGCCCTGACCGATGACACCGTTACCAAATGGGCCTTCAATGCCAACTTCGAACGGGTGTGTTTGTCCCGGCACCTCACTGACCTGGGAAGGAGCTTGGACCCCTTTCATGACCAGCATCCCCTATCCAAGAAATGTGCCCGGTTCCTGAATCCGGCCGGATGGAAGTGTTCCATGGTCTGGTCCGCCTATCTGGGGCTGCCCCTTTCTTTGGAGGGAGTGGGGGCCGTGCTGAATCTGGACAACCAGAAGATGAAGGAAGGGCGGGAGCTGATCCGGTATTTCTGCATCCCCTGCAAGGAAACCAAGGCCAACGGCGGCCGGACCAGAAATCTCCCTCAACATGCCCTGGACAAATGGAACCTGTTCAAATCTTACAACAAACGGGACGTGGAAGTGGAAATGGCCATTCAACAGCGATTGCAAAAGTACCCAGTGCCGAAACAGGTGTGGGAGGAATACCATCTGGACCAAGAAATCAACGATCGGGGTATCGCCATTGATCTGGAACTGGCCAAACAAGCGGTGGCCCTGGATGCCAAAAGCCGGGAGAGCCTAATGGCAGCCCTGAAGGAACGGACTGGTCTGGAGAACCCCAATTCTGTCATCCAGATGTTGGACTGGTTGGAACAGCATGGATTAAAGACGGATTCCCTGGGAAAGAAGAATGTCCAGGAACTATTGAAAACCGCCCAGGAGCCTTTGCGCAGCGTCCTGTTGCTCCGACAGAAACTGGCCAAGTCCTCGGTGAAGAAATATCAGGCCATGGAAATGACGGCTTGTAAGGATGGACGAGCCAGAGGTATGTTCCAGTTTTATGGGGCCAATAGGACCGGACGGTTTGCCGGCCGGCATATCCAATTGCAAAATCTTCCCCAGAACCATCTGCCGGACTTATCCGAGGCCCGGGAGTTGGTGCGTCAGGGAAACTACGAAGCCCTGGACCTTCTCTACGATTCTATCCCCGACGTGTTGTCCCAGCTGATCCGGACGGCTTTTGTGCCTCGGGCTGGGATGAAATTTGTGGTTTCGGACTTCTCAGCCATCGAGGCAAGGGTCATTTCCTGGTTGGCGGGGGAAAGGTGGAAGTCCGAGGATTTTGCAGCCGGGAAGGATATCTACTGTTCAACGGCCAGTCAGATGTTTGGGGTGCCTGTTGTGAAACATGGCATCAATGGGAATCTCCGCCAGAAAGGGAAAATCGCAGAATTGGCCTGTGGCTATGGCGGGTCTGTTGGTGCTTTGAAGGCTATGGGAGCTCTGGATATGGGAATCCCGGAAGAGGAGCTGGGGAACCTGGTTCAGTCCTGGCGGTCAGCCAATCCCCACATCGTAGATTTCTGGTGGCAGGTAGATGGGGCGGTGAAGACCACCATCAAACAGAGAATCCCCGTCTGGGTGAATAACATTCGCTTTTTTTGCCAGAGCGGGATGCTGTTCATCGAATTGCCCAGCGGGCGGAGACTTTCTTACGTAAAGCCCCGGATAGGCGAGAACCGCTTCGGCGGGGAATCCGTCACCTATGAAGGCATTGGAGCCACCAAGAAATGGGAACAGCTGGAAAGCTACGGACCAAAGTTCGTGGAAAACATCGTCCAGGGCATCAGCCGGGACATTCTCTGTTATGCCATGCAGACGTTGCGATGCTGTGCCATCGTCGGCCATGTCCATGATGAACTGATTATCGAGTGTCCCAAAGACACCAGCGTCGATGCTATCTGTGAAGAGATGGGACGGACACCTCCCTGGGCGGAAGGGTTGGTGCTTCGGGCAGATGGGTATGCATGTGAGTTTTATCAGAAGGACTAA
- a CDS encoding DUF2800 domain-containing protein, with protein sequence MPGNHAVLSASSSYRWLACPPSAIECARLPDVQSDFAKQGTEAHALCEYKMKKALGQKGKDPTKSLTYFDEEMAECTDAYAQFVLETLAAAKTTCKDPLVLVEQRLDFSRWVPEGFGTGDCLIVADDTLSVIDYKHGLGVLVEAEKNPQMMCYALGALELFDGIYDIQKVSMTIFQPRRENVSTCTLSKEELLQWAETVLKPTAELASGGEGEYKAGDHCRFCKIRATCRKRAEYNLELAKYDFAMPSTLEDTEVEAILAKADELVTWAGDVKEYALQQALSGKNWAGWKVVEGRSNRRYVNEEAVAAKVEEAGYSPYEKKLLGITALTKLLGKRRFDELLTDLIEKPQGKPVLVPETDKRPSMHTAADDFSKENEGENENV encoded by the coding sequence ATGCCGGGTAACCATGCGGTCCTTTCCGCTTCGTCCAGCTACCGCTGGCTGGCCTGCCCGCCCTCAGCTATAGAATGCGCCAGACTGCCGGATGTACAGAGCGACTTTGCCAAACAGGGGACGGAAGCCCATGCCCTTTGCGAATACAAGATGAAGAAGGCCCTGGGACAGAAAGGGAAAGATCCCACCAAGTCCCTGACGTATTTCGATGAGGAAATGGCTGAATGCACCGATGCCTATGCCCAGTTTGTACTGGAAACCCTGGCCGCTGCCAAAACGACCTGCAAGGATCCCCTGGTCCTGGTGGAACAGCGCCTGGACTTTTCACGGTGGGTGCCGGAAGGATTCGGCACGGGAGACTGCCTTATTGTGGCGGACGATACCCTTTCCGTCATCGACTACAAGCATGGGCTGGGAGTCCTGGTGGAAGCGGAGAAAAATCCCCAGATGATGTGTTACGCCCTGGGGGCCCTGGAACTTTTTGACGGGATCTACGATATCCAGAAAGTCTCCATGACCATCTTCCAGCCAAGGCGGGAAAACGTCAGCACCTGCACCCTGTCCAAGGAGGAGCTGCTCCAATGGGCTGAAACGGTGCTGAAGCCTACGGCGGAACTGGCATCCGGGGGAGAAGGGGAGTACAAGGCCGGTGACCACTGCCGGTTCTGCAAGATCAGGGCTACCTGCCGGAAACGGGCGGAGTACAACCTGGAACTGGCCAAATATGACTTTGCCATGCCTTCCACCCTGGAAGATACCGAAGTGGAAGCCATCCTGGCCAAAGCCGATGAACTGGTGACCTGGGCTGGGGACGTGAAGGAATATGCCCTGCAGCAGGCTCTTTCCGGCAAGAACTGGGCTGGATGGAAAGTGGTGGAAGGTCGGTCCAACCGGCGGTACGTGAACGAAGAAGCCGTAGCCGCCAAGGTGGAAGAAGCCGGGTATTCTCCCTATGAGAAGAAACTCCTGGGGATTACGGCCCTTACCAAACTGCTGGGGAAACGCCGGTTCGATGAACTGTTGACGGACCTTATTGAAAAGCCCCAGGGCAAACCGGTCCTGGTACCGGAAACAGACAAACGGCCGTCCATGCATACAGCGGCTGATGATTTTTCTAAGGAAAATGAAGGAGAAAACGAGAATGTCTAA
- a CDS encoding peptidase M24: MEQNISELQTINNRLQKESSQQKKRMKELETQLTAAQTELQKAREQSNRLGSQLKDLERTSIRQEESLRIANESLAAYEKETNRTQKRLKAQRNLAYGIGTVLLVALVRK, encoded by the coding sequence TTGGAGCAGAATATCAGCGAGCTGCAGACCATCAACAACAGATTACAGAAGGAATCCAGTCAGCAGAAGAAACGCATGAAGGAATTGGAGACGCAATTGACCGCAGCACAGACCGAATTACAGAAAGCCAGGGAACAGTCCAATCGGCTCGGGAGTCAATTGAAAGATCTGGAGAGGACCTCGATCAGGCAGGAAGAATCCTTGCGGATTGCCAACGAATCCTTAGCCGCATACGAGAAAGAAACCAATAGAACACAGAAACGGCTGAAGGCACAGCGGAACCTGGCCTATGGAATAGGTACGGTTTTGCTGGTGGCTTTGGTGCGGAAATGA
- a CDS encoding AAA family ATPase, with product MNRFYFKKLIVSGGGHKSSSIDFIRGFNLIIGPSNTGKSFIMACLDYALGAMPKANHPSKVIDANEGYEFVTLEIKTANGDVTLKRKIGENKIEVTSSDTAVESGCYSVKSNTKKNINSFF from the coding sequence ATGAATAGATTTTATTTTAAAAAATTAATTGTATCTGGCGGAGGGCATAAGAGTTCTTCTATCGATTTTATTCGAGGATTTAACCTTATCATTGGTCCTTCCAATACAGGAAAAAGTTTTATAATGGCTTGCTTGGATTATGCTTTAGGAGCAATGCCTAAAGCAAATCACCCTTCAAAAGTCATTGATGCCAACGAAGGTTATGAATTTGTTACATTAGAAATTAAAACAGCAAATGGTGACGTCACATTAAAAAGAAAAATTGGAGAAAATAAAATAGAGGTGACAAGCTCAGATACTGCAGTTGAATCTGGGTGTTATAGTGTTAAATCGAATACAAAGAAAAACATAAATTCGTTTTTTTAG
- a CDS encoding AAA family ATPase — translation MSSEAGDTQKLSWRTMLHFFFICQSDIARETSPFITPGWPASTPSKATLLFLLTGKDANNLQKPEDPEISKAKKKALISYIRDKLDNLSSRQESLEKIASQYEDMNITDAVNDLKKEMLNVQKQINTAVVKGHSIMSKIYDLNGKLAECETVIHSFSILHQQYQSDINRLEFIIDGGLATQKLAHVAHCPFCNSDITKTPNTKYIEASSAELEKIKSHLKGLYTANQSVEKKKQSIQTHIKVLEDEKNNIDVLISNELSPRLSEFQKELEDKMHLIQVFSELEFLRQTESQYRKELFDKENEEDPVSVKHKIADYFDYDLVHGFEETLIKFLSASKVSGATTARLNMKNFDIEINNKGKASIMGGGYCALFNTITTYAMSEYIISKNGYAPDFFITDSSLTQLSEPEQVKDIETIKHNFIRYLIDNALKRQVIMIEQKERMPFIPSENPKKGIHVIEFTGSKNVGRYGFLNDVFSF, via the coding sequence TTGTCTTCTGAAGCCGGAGATACTCAAAAATTATCTTGGCGGACGATGCTTCATTTTTTCTTTATCTGTCAATCAGATATCGCTCGGGAGACTTCACCTTTTATAACTCCAGGTTGGCCTGCTTCAACTCCTTCAAAAGCAACTCTACTTTTTTTACTAACTGGCAAGGACGCTAATAATCTGCAAAAGCCAGAAGATCCTGAAATAAGTAAAGCAAAAAAGAAAGCTCTTATCTCGTACATTAGAGATAAACTCGATAATTTAAGTTCCAGACAAGAAAGCCTAGAAAAAATTGCCTCACAGTATGAGGATATGAACATAACCGATGCTGTTAATGACCTAAAGAAGGAAATGCTAAATGTTCAAAAACAGATTAATACAGCTGTAGTTAAAGGACATTCCATTATGTCAAAAATTTATGACTTAAATGGAAAGCTCGCTGAATGTGAAACTGTTATTCACAGTTTTTCAATTCTTCATCAACAGTATCAATCTGATATTAATAGATTAGAGTTTATAATTGACGGTGGCTTAGCTACTCAAAAACTCGCTCATGTAGCACACTGCCCCTTCTGCAATTCTGATATAACAAAAACTCCTAATACAAAATATATAGAAGCATCTTCAGCTGAACTGGAAAAAATCAAATCACATCTTAAAGGCTTATACACAGCAAACCAAAGTGTTGAAAAGAAGAAGCAAAGCATACAAACACATATCAAGGTGCTAGAGGATGAAAAAAATAATATTGATGTACTGATCTCCAATGAACTGTCGCCGCGGCTTTCAGAGTTCCAAAAAGAGTTAGAAGACAAAATGCATCTTATACAAGTGTTTAGTGAACTAGAATTCTTACGTCAAACTGAATCACAATACCGAAAGGAGTTATTCGACAAGGAAAATGAGGAAGATCCGGTATCTGTTAAACACAAAATAGCGGATTATTTTGATTATGACCTTGTACATGGCTTTGAAGAAACATTAATAAAATTTTTGAGTGCATCAAAAGTTAGTGGTGCTACTACCGCTCGCCTCAATATGAAGAACTTTGATATTGAAATAAATAATAAAGGTAAAGCATCTATAATGGGTGGCGGATATTGTGCGCTTTTTAATACAATCACAACATACGCAATGAGCGAATACATTATTAGTAAAAATGGCTACGCTCCTGATTTCTTTATAACGGACTCTTCTCTGACCCAACTTTCTGAACCTGAGCAGGTCAAAGATATAGAAACTATCAAACATAATTTTATCCGATACCTCATTGATAATGCTTTAAAACGTCAAGTGATTATGATTGAGCAAAAAGAACGTATGCCTTTTATTCCTTCTGAAAATCCTAAGAAAGGTATCCATGTAATTGAATTTACTGGAAGCAAAAATGTAGGACGATATGGATTTTTGAATGATGTATTCAGTTTCTAA
- a CDS encoding DUF6630 family protein, with amino-acid sequence MSIYNWIQKTIFNIYEEWHMKNSNYNRNGFHIDSINNSLKNMRDGYIMYTEICPPYAVRGCTSMKAVVGEGKDLVNLYMEIFGKRYCAADLSYDETVQIMRSFVKDSVLPEKEKYIEVLENDSEKIKNSFAQLSELLIEDSKHTETFLKRVKLENMEDVETAWGKLCEDLLFRGKAANLDWKSGKDIFLHAVKKLSADLDLEINETVMDENEDIPRWSKILNAQWTDYILAAMDMGSDGYVLIVLEKGAFHKAKELARGLLHRIAAAEEM; translated from the coding sequence ATGAGCATTTACAATTGGATTCAAAAAACGATTTTTAATATCTATGAAGAATGGCATATGAAAAATTCAAATTATAACCGTAACGGTTTTCATATTGATAGCATTAACAATTCACTAAAGAATATGCGGGATGGATATATCATGTATACAGAGATATGTCCGCCGTATGCAGTGAGAGGCTGTACTTCTATGAAGGCTGTTGTCGGAGAAGGTAAGGATTTGGTGAATTTATATATGGAAATCTTTGGCAAAAGATACTGTGCCGCTGATTTGAGCTACGATGAGACAGTACAGATCATGAGATCCTTTGTGAAGGATTCGGTACTGCCGGAAAAAGAAAAATACATAGAAGTTTTGGAGAATGATAGCGAGAAGATCAAGAATTCATTTGCTCAATTATCGGAGCTGCTGATAGAGGATTCCAAACATACTGAGACATTTCTAAAAAGGGTAAAGCTGGAAAATATGGAGGATGTCGAAACCGCATGGGGTAAACTTTGTGAAGATCTATTATTTAGGGGAAAGGCAGCAAACCTTGATTGGAAAAGTGGAAAAGATATTTTCCTTCATGCCGTAAAGAAATTGAGTGCAGATTTAGATCTTGAAATTAATGAAACCGTAATGGATGAGAATGAAGACATTCCGAGATGGAGTAAAATACTTAATGCCCAATGGACCGATTATATTTTAGCGGCTATGGATATGGGCAGTGACGGATATGTGTTAATTGTTCTTGAAAAAGGGGCCTTTCATAAGGCAAAAGAATTGGCAAGGGGCCTTTTGCATCGGATAGCTGCTGCGGAAGAAATGTGA
- a CDS encoding DUF2815 family protein codes for MQSDYRGKHPLELCQKVRAAIKAAYQEGEEKLKGNGRVVPALEAIKTPLRDGDLERPGDDAYKGSFFINANSATKPGIVDADCQQILERPEVYSGVYGRASINFYAFNSNGNKGIACGLNNLQKIRDGEPLGGKPRAEDDFASADDDDFLA; via the coding sequence GTGCAAAGTGATTACCGGGGCAAGCACCCGCTGGAGTTATGCCAAAAGGTCCGGGCTGCCATCAAGGCCGCCTACCAAGAAGGGGAAGAGAAACTGAAGGGGAACGGCCGTGTGGTGCCAGCCCTGGAAGCCATCAAGACCCCGCTGCGGGACGGGGACCTGGAACGCCCTGGAGATGATGCCTACAAAGGCAGTTTCTTCATCAACGCCAACTCTGCCACGAAGCCCGGAATCGTGGACGCCGACTGCCAGCAGATCCTGGAACGCCCCGAAGTGTATTCCGGGGTGTATGGCCGGGCCTCCATCAACTTCTATGCTTTCAACAGCAACGGGAATAAGGGGATTGCCTGCGGCCTGAACAACCTGCAGAAGATCCGGGACGGGGAACCTCTGGGAGGCAAGCCCCGGGCAGAGGATGACTTTGCTTCCGCAGACGATGATGATTTCCTGGCTTAA
- a CDS encoding excisionase yields the protein MKEQSQKLPLNQRFTLTLKEASQYFHIGEKKLRKMAAEDPGAGFLIHNGRKVLIIREEFEQFLRQTSCI from the coding sequence ATGAAAGAACAAAGCCAAAAGCTGCCATTGAACCAGCGTTTTACGTTAACCCTGAAAGAAGCCAGTCAGTATTTCCATATAGGAGAAAAGAAACTTCGGAAGATGGCTGCCGAAGACCCTGGCGCGGGGTTTTTGATTCATAATGGACGGAAAGTGCTCATCATCCGGGAAGAATTTGAACAATTCCTTCGCCAAACTTCGTGTATTTGA
- a CDS encoding ABC-three component system middle component 2: protein MNNTKAISSTFEMALRILLLLSRVRSHTLNIMQICEIDFIAVYAADFGLLDENLHGYGEYRFSEFLARKSVVWEAVKDLVIERLLDFKLSKKGYLFKINAVGLNFADGITAPYAEEYRLAVETVINAYKLSESRMLKEINQYTLRSLQEDSHE from the coding sequence ATGAATAATACAAAAGCAATTAGCTCAACATTTGAAATGGCTTTACGCATCTTACTTTTATTAAGTAGAGTTAGAAGTCATACTTTAAACATAATGCAAATATGCGAAATAGACTTTATTGCTGTATATGCTGCAGATTTCGGATTATTGGATGAAAATTTACATGGATACGGGGAATATAGATTCAGTGAATTTCTAGCAAGAAAATCTGTTGTATGGGAAGCAGTAAAGGACTTAGTGATCGAACGGCTTCTAGATTTTAAGTTATCCAAAAAGGGGTATCTTTTTAAAATAAATGCTGTAGGTCTTAATTTTGCTGATGGAATTACCGCGCCATACGCTGAAGAATATAGGTTGGCTGTTGAAACCGTTATTAACGCATACAAACTTTCAGAATCACGTATGCTAAAAGAAATCAATCAATACACACTCCGTTCTTTACAGGAGGATTCCCATGAATAG